Sequence from the Tursiops truncatus isolate mTurTru1 chromosome 18, mTurTru1.mat.Y, whole genome shotgun sequence genome:
ACCTcgtaatatgactgtatttggaggtaagGCCCTTGAATAGGTAATTGAGGTCAAATGAGGTCAAATGGGTGGGCTCtattccaatatgactggtgttcttataaaaagaaaatattaggacacagacatgcacagagagaaCAAAGTAATTATTAGTAACCACGATCATGTCGTGAATGCACGGAATACGTCACCATTTGCCAACCACCGTGTCAAGTCAGCAGAAACTACAGAAATTAAGAGCTCACCGCAGAAATTCACACACCCTTGCACTAGGTAAGGGACCACAGGCAGACGTTCACTCAGCCTCTCATGTGTCCCTCACGGAGTGTACGCTCTCTCCTGGGCGGGGCGAGCACAGACACTTATGGGAGTTTTACTACTTTTAAAATGGTTGATACAACCATGTCTCACTGGATGAGTTAACAAACGCTTTTTGTAAATCCAAATTCTCCACACCTCCTACCTTTCGCGTTGCCCTAGTCTCAAAGCTCCTGCCCCTGCTCCTCAGGCCGCGTCCCATGTGAGGCGGGGCTGCGTGCGGACGCACGGCGAGCGCGCAGTCGTCCTCGAGTCCCGCCCCCACGGAGCCGCCGCCGGTTTGAACAGCATCCCCGCGGCGCGTAGGGCTATGAGGGAGGCGCCAAGGGCCGGCGATTCGCCGCGGGCGGCGGCGCGGGAGCGCGGCATGGAGGGGCTGGCCTAGCTGGGGCTCGTGGCCCTGCGTCGTCTGGCTGCGACGCGGGTCCTGCGCACGCTGCAGGGCCGCAGCCGCGGGAGGTGAGCGCCCGAGGGGCCGGGAGGCGAGCGGGGACCCCAGGCGGGTGTGGGCATCGTGTCCACAGCCAGCGTCCCCGAAGCCGCGCTCGGGCCGTGATCACTCGGTGAAGCTGCGCTGCGACACAGCAGCCGACTTCTTCCGCGCTGTGAGGACTGTGCGCGCTGCAGGACTCAGTGCCTCTGCCTGCGGGAGGGCCTGCTGGTCTTAACGCCGACCGCTTCCGCGGGCTGGACTGGGTGCCGCCCCTGAGCACCCTCTGCCCTGATCTGTATCCAGAGCTTCTTCCAGCCACAGCTGGGCGAgacaggtttgtagttcccgcttCCGGGGGCTGTCATGTGGGCGCTGCGAAGCGGGGTTTTAGATGGTGCAAGGTGGAGGCTGGGCACTAGACCCGGTGCCCAGTGCCCGAGTGTGCGTGCACTAGACGGGGCGTGCAGCCTAGGACTCCTGCCAGCTCGGTGACCCTGGCCGAGTGCCTTAAGGCTTCTaggtctcagtgttctcatctgtagcaTGGGGTTAACAAGACCCACTCTCCGTGGCGGTTACAAGGACTCACTCTGTTAATGCTTGTAGACTCTGCAATgtagaacacttagcacagttGGAGCATCGTTAATGTTGCACAGATGTTACCTGGTGTGTGAATGGCTTTGCCTGGTACAGACCAAAGCGAGAGGAAACTGATATATCCCAGCTTCATNNNNNNNNNNNNNNNNNNNNNNNNNNNNNNNNNNNNNNNNNNNNNNNNNNNNNNNNNNNNNNNNNNNNNNNNNNNNNNNNNNNNNNNNNNNNNNNNNNNNGAGTGTATATTGGTTAGGATGTGCTCATAGCTGGTGCATCTCCAAAAAATGCTTCATGAAGGCTGCCAGCTTTCTGACATCTTCGATGGTGACAGCCTTATGCAGAGAGGCCCGAATCCCTCCCACAGACCCAGAAGAACCACCGATGCAGCCGTTAAGAACAGGAACATCTGGCTGATCATCAGGACGACCCTCCTTCCCGTCACCACCTCCTGCGAGAGTCACAGCACCTGAGGCCATCGTGTCCAACCTCCCACCTGAAAGCCCCCGCAGGTGGCCAGGAGTGTCACACATCTCAGTCATCAGAAAATTCCTTTCCAACGCAGTGAAGGACCGTCACGCTCACAGGTAACCTAGGTTAGCTCAACTCTTCGATGAGCCTGCCATGCGGAGAGCAGGGAGCGGGCAGCTATTCTCATGCATGAGAACATACATTTTTCATGGAGCTGACAGATTTAACTACTGTCTCTGACGTTCGGGGGAGCAGCAGTGTCTGTTCTTACACTGAACAGGCTGCGCCAGCTGCACCAGAGATGGGATGGCACCCTTTGTACTGTCAGAGCAgagattttcaaaggaaattttgaCCAAAGCTCCTAGAAGGTGTGGCTCCCCCATGCTCCCAGCCGTGGAATCGCGCTAAGGGGCCTGTAAGCAGCAGCAGGAGCACCCCTGTAACAAACGGTCTTTCCCAACTAGTTATAATACCTGCTACTCCAGGATGGGCAGGCTCCTAGATGTGTCTCCTTCAGCGTCTGAAACTAAACCAATTCTCTGACAAGCTTCTGGATGGGACATGTACTCACCTATGCCCTTTCAGGGAGATCATATTGAGTCAAGAGCTTTGTCGAGAAATCTTCTTTCTAAAGCATCATCTCCTTTGGTGTTGCCAGTGTGGAATGGAATATTCATCTTGCTTCTATTCTGGGGCTCCACTGGGCATCTGAAAAACATGTTTCTTCTTCCAGCTATTTTTCTGCAATGTGCAACTGCCATTAACACAGcaacagaaaagttttaaaaaccattttccaGATGCaaacaagagattaaaaaaagatctgTGACAGGACATTTATAATTTACTTAGGGACACCACCTCTTGCATATGGAACAGTGACTTAACATTCCCTTATACAACTCAGACTTAATTTCcaagagcctcagtttcctcatctgaatattaggaataataataatatctccaTTTCATACTAGTTATGACAGTTCAGTGGTACAACATATATGAAGGTTCCAACCCATGGCAGccacacagcaatgtgaatgaCCCTTTCTCTACAAggctgcagagaaaaaaaaaaagttggtccAAATAGTGGtggtaagattttaaaataatgagcagCAGCTTTCAAAGCACTTAAAACACTGTATTGtcccaagctgtgtgaccttgaacaagttactaaATCTCTCTGTTGTGCCTCTCTGATGTGAGGACTAAATGGCCACAAATTCTCTGCAGCCCTCCCAGCAAGAGGTGGGGTCTTGTGCTCCTCGCcttttgaatctgggctggccttgtggACTTGCTTTGACCAAGAGACTGCAACAGGATTGACACTGTGCAACTTCCAAGCTGAGTCCGCAAGGGGCATGTGGCTTCTATACCTGCCCTCTTAAAACATCACTGCCATGTAAGCAAGCCCGAGATAGCCTGCTGGAAATAAAAGGCCCAGCCAACAACCAGCCAGCACCAGCTGCCAGAGAGATGAAGGGGGTCATTTAGACTCTAGGTGGATCACCAGATGACCTTGATTGAATAAGTGATCTCAGATGAGACCAGCAGAAGAAACCACCCCACTgagcccagccccacctgctgaCTGAAGAATCCTGAGCCAAGGAAATGGCTGTGGTTTTAAGTCACTGTCATGAAGTGTTCTATGATGCAAAAGTAGATAACTGATAGAATTCAGAACAGCGTCTGGAACACATTCAATGCTATGTAAATATCTATTGAAGTCaataaatttgtctttttattctccgCACCTTGCACAGGGCTCATACGGACTCTCAAAAATGAAtgagtcgggcttccctggtggcgcagtggttgggggtccgccggCTGaggcagggggcgcgggttcgtgctccggtccgggaggatcccacatgccgtggagcagctgggcccgtgggccgtggccgttggacctgcgcgtctggagcttgtgctctgcaacgggagaggccgcggcactgaggggcccgcgtaccaaaaaaaaaaaaaaaaaaaaaagaatgagtcaaCTTTCATCTAGGATACGTTAGTATTTGACTTCAGTTTCTGATTTGGAAAGTGAGCAAGTCAAAATTATCTTCCACTGACAACCAAAGGAGACAAACAGAAGAAGAGCTGACATGCTATTCTGGATAACAAGGAAAATATGTAATAACTCTCTCCATTTTCTCAAACACATCCTGTCTTATTCTTCCACTTCTAAAGGGTGGGATTCATTAAAAGTAaacagcacagggcttccctagtggcgcagtggttgagagtctgcctgccaatgcaggggacacgggttcgtgccccggtccgggaagatcccacatgccacaaagcggCTGGGTCCgtagccatggctgctgagcctgcgcgtccatggcctgtgctccccaatgggagaggccacaacagtgagaggcccgcgtaacgcaaaataaataaataaatacataaataaaataaaaataaataaataaaaatttagtgtCTACTCTCTTTGATACTGCGCTGCCTCAGGCTCCCCAGGTGACAGTCCAATCATAGAGCTGGAGCAGCAAAAAGGACACatgatttaaggggaaaaaaatattaaaaggggaAGAATTAGGAACCTGGATTTACAAAGAATCTGTATTTACAGTCATCTCCCGCACATTTACCCATCCTACTGTGAACGTAGATGGTATCATCACAGCAACAGTGTCATAACAACTAGAAATTGAAGATTAAATTTGCACGGTGCCCGAGAGTGTCCCTGCTGtggggctgagggaaggaagaaaaagatgaaggggAATCGGCTGCTCCCAACCTAGCAAGACGGCTGTGGAGGGAATTCAAATTCCACAGGACAAGcgctgtggaagcacagagctgAGCAAGTACCTCTACCTGAGGGAAGATAGATGGTTTcagaggaagggaggtgggaggggtcaGGACAGGGGGAGACAAAGGAATGGCATCTGGCAGAGAGCTGTCTCTGCCAAGGCACCGGGGACACCAGCAAGTTCTCTGCAGCACCTGGGGTGCTGGGTGCCTGGCTGGGGGCAGGACTGCAGACCGCAGAGGGCCCTGCGGACACGCTCTCCTGGAAACTGGATCGATCGGATCCTGGAGCAACAAGGAGCAATCAGGTCTGCACAACAAGGAGTTGTGCGTTTTAGAAAAAGCACTAGGACATagaggctggagggtggggacACTGGGGGAGAGGCCTGCTAGAAAGCTCCCACAAAGAACTTTCTAGGTCAACAGAATTAGGGCTCGTGACCAAGACAGGGACACTGGGGAGTTTCAAGCTTGGGCAGTAAATGCAAATGCCAATAGGGACCCAACAGTCATATAAATGAGTATAACAGGCCCAACATGACAGACTCAGCACAAACTCCCTACATTACCTGTTAACTGTGAGGGCCCGTTCTTTACTTCCACAGAGAAACAGTCTCCCTTTTGCTTGAAACATACGGCCCTCCCAGCCTGTTTCTCCCACTTTCAGAGACACGGGGATTATGAAATAAGACATCTGGATTTAAATCATCTTCCCATGTTCCAGTAAGGGCTCAAATTATGTGTTTTAAAACCTGTGAGCCACGCCGGGCACTGCCGTGGGCTGTGCTGGGCCACTGCTCCCAGGCGTTATCACTAAATCCCAGAGCAAGGGCAGCACCTGTGGCCTGAATgagttggggggcagggagaaggtgcCAGGCTGACAGAGCGCtggcagggggctgggagggtgtGGAAGCAGCGGGTAATCCTGAGACTGCAAAGCTTCCAGGACAGAGTCTGAGCAGCGCTCCCCAGGGAGTCTATCAGGGAAGCTGATAAGGATGGTTGTGACTGGAAAAGTGGTGCCACAGTCAGTCCTAGAAATTTAGGAAATCCTGAACTAACAGGGCTACACGGGTTTCTTGACTCAACTTCCTAGAGCGTCTCAAGAGCTCCGGTGAATCATGAACTCCCAAGAGGATAATTCATACAGGAACAGAGTTTTCCCCAAATGCTTGTGGCTGAAAAACCCACTGCATCTCTGGGATGAGTATTCTAGAATGCCCACTGAGAAACCCCGGGACTCCCCAAGGTAccagaggggtgtgtgtgaggggaAAGGCACCACCTCAGCGCGAAACAGCATCTCACAAAGGTGGTGAGGGTTAGGAGGGCGCAAGAAAACCGCAGGCAGTTGGCGAGCGATGACAAGACGCTCGTTTCAGTGGTGTCTGCTCCAAAAGACAAACCAGAAACAACAAGGGCGCGAAGAGTGCATCCTGTGGTGAGAGAAGCCCACAAAAGAGTCACTAGGCCTCTCCTGACTGcctaacttttaaataaaaaattaactctaaatttGCATATGATTAGGAAAACTAGAGTGAAAATATAAAGATCTATTCCCTTCCATAGAGGTGGTTGCCATTAACAGCCTTTTGTGCATTTTCAGGATCagatacacaaatatgtatacgtgtatatatgCGTGTttccatatgtacatatatacatatatagtatttaCAAATACAAACACTGTGGGTTTCTAACTGGAATAATAGACATGTCCTTTTCTACAcctgctctttttccttttgacctGATGACGTATCATGTCATCCTCCCAGTTTGCTCACAGACCTTCCCCGTTCTCCACACACACGTTACTCCATACCATGGATGGATCCTAATTTCCTTCATCAGACCCCTCCTGAAAGACATCCGGGTTGTCTCTAGATTTTCCCCATTACATAAGTATCCCTCATTGGACTTGCGGGTGCCTGATTTTATGCACAATTCTGTGCAAGGCAGAGTACTGGCAGAGGGCAGGTGCCTAGAAGTAAAAGTCTTTGGACAAAGAGCAAGAGAGTTTTGAACTTTGATGGACGCTGCAAACCTCGCTCCAAAATTGAACACATTTATTACACTTAAGATAGGCAAAGTGTGCTTGTTCCCTCGTCTACACCAGATGTTATCAGTCTTTAGAATTTCTGCccatcagagaggaagaaaatcccatggttttaatctgcatttcctaaAGAAGTTGGTCTCTCTTCATTTGTCTAGTAGCCAGCTGTGCTTCTTCTGAGTTGTTTGCTCATACAGGTAGAAACCAGcccctgcctttttaaaatttggttatcctttttcatttatttgtgggTTCTTCTCTATATCAACAGTAACctttatatgttaatatactACCAAATTTTTGtgtctgtcattttgttttgtttacgtCTTGAACtgtagaaaagttttaaattttcatgtaatTAAATATCTTTTACTTTAGGGCTTCTGAGTTTTATGGCTTACTTAGGAAGGCTTCTGTACTCCCTACACTTACACCGAAATTCTctcctgtattttatatttgcttcttgCAGTTAGTTGCATTTGCACCTTTTCGACTGACTAGAATTTGTGTATGCTGTGATGCAAATATCTAATTTCTGTTTAAATGAATTATCAATGCTTCAATCAGTCAATTAGACAAAACATCAAGTTAGACTGTAAAACTGTCTAAGTTAAAATACAATTCTCAAGTAAACAGGGACCAGTTTCTAGACTTTTCCACCGATCTGTCTTTCCCTCTGCCAGTGGCTTTATATGTTAATAGATCATATGTTAACATTATATCTTATTAATGTTaacatatatgtttaaaatgtttcatcTATCCTTTTGCACTAACTTTTTCAGGTGAACACTGAACTGACTTCTagatttttactaatttttgtgACTATTGCAAATGGGATTTCCTTGCTTTTAGTGTTATTTCTGGACAATGGGAAAGTAACTGACTTTTACATATTTAGACACAACTGATCACAATTCTGAACATGattctttctagtttttccaCTGATTCCTGCATTTGGGAAAAAACAGTCATTATCATctgtgatttttgttgtttccttacTAAAGGCCCTGGAATCGGCCCTCCCCTCGACTCTCCCGATATTCTTTTCCTGCCGGATCCCACTTCCCCACTGCACCTGACCCTAACCTGTCTGCGCTGCTGTAAAACACTGTTTGTTCACAGGGTTGTGATGACAAAAAAGTGTATTCATATCTGTAAAGCGCCAAGGGCTCTGCCTACTTGATTTTGGGGTTGTCACTAGACACATCACATGCTTCCCTCTCTTTCCTAAGGCCTGGACTCcacaagaaagggagaaaaggtgaCCTCATATCTGGATATGGATTATGTCACTTCACGAGatttatcatattaaaataatatctaataCATATTAAACACTATGTGTCAGGAACATGCTAGGTGTGTTCCATAAGAACCACAAATAATATTAACAGCTAACCGTTCAGGAAATAAATAACCGTTAAGGAATAACCATTAAGGCTGTTTTAATTTTAGCACACCGGATATATAAGGGGTATAAGTTCTAGTagcattaaaaattagaaagagttACCAATTCTAATAGTAGCTTTTCCTTTTCGACCACTTCCCAAAATTatagttctctttttctgtctagcAGCTTTGCATGTTTCCTTCACCGATGGAGAAGTTATCCACTGGTACTGAGAAAGCAATGATAAATATGCCATTTACGTTACAGGTAATTTAGGAGGGTTTGATCTTCATtggaaattaagatattttaagttaataaaagGTCTTCAATCTGCATTTCTGGGAAGCTAAATTAAAGCATCACACAACATTTTCAAAACCAGAAAAGCCATTTCATTTGAGTAAAACTTAGTTTTAAGATGGCAGAAAGTaccttgataattttcttttaagaaggaaagaaaaacaagccatTAAAGAGTAATTCTTCTGAGAgaattaaaacatattatataCCTCTGACTTGGCACTCCTTCCATTCTGGAGACCTTTTTTGATAACTGTTTTCATCACAGAatgatttaaagtaaaataaattgaaattagaGTAATTATTTCCCAATGAGTGGCTACTGCCATTTAATACCAAAAGCCAACTAATTATTGCTCTTCCCATAAAATTAAATACGAAATCTACATTATGTAATTATACACTTATCTCCCCCTTTGTGTATTCTAATTTCTTCCTCAGAAACCTAAGATGCCATCTTGCAGACTGCCTCCAGTGGCTACTATTTTGGCAGCAGCAAAGGTCAACTTTAAACATTTTGCATCTAAAGTGGCTTTGGATACCTTTGGATAGAAAGTACAGTCTGAGCACTGTCCAGACACTTAGATACCTAAAGGGCATCTAAGATAACAAACCAAAGTCCTGATATTCCCTCAAAAGCTGCTCCTCCCATCAGCCCCCTTCTTCTAAGTGATACCACCCAGTTGCACACATAATCATCAACAACTTGTCTCCTTGTTACTATTCCCTTCATACCCCACATCTAATCTATCGGCAAGCCTTGTTAGCTACACCCTCAAAACACAACCTGAATTCAACCACTTTTCACTTGCTGCAAAGTTCCAACCTAACCTAGGCCATAAACATCTCTAATTTGGACCCCTGTGatagtctcctaa
This genomic interval carries:
- the LOC117308884 gene encoding centrosomal protein of 78 kDa-like; the encoded protein is MAGLRRITLNCDMLIGDLGASAFAESLSEDLWLYQWITSPSVKETCKAARQKKRTIILGSGRKGKATIRIVAHCRKIAGRRNMFFRCPVEPQNRSKMNIPFHTGNTKGDDALERRFLDKALDSI